A window of Streptomyces sp. NBC_01689 genomic DNA:
TCCCAGCTGGTCTCCACCCGACGGGCCGCCGCGGGATCGTGCGGGGCCAGCTCCGCCGCCGTATTGGTGATGAAGCACCCCGCCTGGCGCACCTCCGGTGAGGTGGCTTCGGCGGCGAAGCGGCGCACCACCGACCGGATCGCGGGCATGGCCGGCCCCGGCTGGGACAGTTCCTCCAGGACGAGTGGGTCGCGCGTCTCGGCGTACCGGTCGAGGGCCTTCAGGTACAGCTCGTGCTTACTGCCGAAGGTCGCGTAGATACTGGCGCGACCGATCCCGAGACGCTCGACGAGATCCGCCATCGACGTCGCTTCGTAGCCGCGGCGCCAGAACAGCTCGAGGGCCGACTGCAGCACGGCGTCCGGATCGAACTCCTTGGTCCTGGCCATGCGATGACCTTAGGACTTTACAGAACGTTCGGTCAAATAATGGAGGCTGTGCCGCGCTGATCCCCACCGTGGGGCGTCCGTGCCCCAGTCGGTTTCCGCGGCCGGCGGGGCCCGCCGCACCTCCCGCCGGACGCGATCGATGGCACCGCCCTGCAAGGGAGTTGGGTCCTGGAGGGACCCGATGGCACCCAGGAGGGTGAGACGTTCCGCGGAGGATGTGCCGGCACGCGCGCGAGGCGCTGTACGCCGCAGCACAGACCGGCGGTTTCGTGCCCGGAGACCCCGCCGCGACCGCGGACGCCGTCCTCGCACTCGCCGACGCGCCCAACCCGCCGCTGCGCGTCCTGTTCGGCACGGGTGGCTTGGACGCTCTGCGCAC
This region includes:
- a CDS encoding TetR/AcrR family transcriptional regulator, yielding MARTKEFDPDAVLQSALELFWRRGYEATSMADLVERLGIGRASIYATFGSKHELYLKALDRYAETRDPLVLEELSQPGPAMPAIRSVVRRFAAEATSPEVRQAGCFITNTAAELAPHDPAAARRVETSWDHVETPLYSALVRAQAQGELPEDRDPRALARMLLVLLQGVRIVGKASHDPERVRSAAEQALALLD